Genomic DNA from Paenibacillus sp. MBLB1832:
ATTTCCGCGAAACAAACATACGTTCTTCCCCGTTATATTTGTACAAAAAGGTTTGATTCCCGCTCCCCAGCACCCGGGCAGCCAGCTCATCCTGCGGATTCCGCTGACTCATCGCACGTGGATAGATGTAATTTCCCGCATCGTCCACAATGAAGAAGAAGCCTTCCTTGCCCAAGTTCACGCGATCCCACGTCTTCGCGAGTTCATCGAGTTTGATTTCAATCGCGACCACGCCGCGGTTCTCATCGCCATACGAAGGGCCCCTTACTTTGCGGGCCATCGTGACGACAGATCCTTTGTCCACCGCACGGATACTCATGTTGAGCAGCGCGATTTTGCCATCAGATGGTGTCAATTTCATTAAATTCGTGTACTTCTCTTGCACCAAAACAGGGTCGAAATTAAATAAGTTTTGATTCTCATAAATGACGGAACGCCCATGCTGACCCGTCACATAAATCATATTCAGCTGCTTATACAGCGTCACAATCGACTCGACGGAAGCGAGCGCGAATTTCTTGATTTTGTCCGAATACACGTAGTACTCATAGGCGTCATCGGGTTTAATTTCCATGAAAGCCCGTACATCCGAATTCGATGAAAAAGCATTGCTGAGCAGCTCATACGCCTGTAAATAGCTATCCGTCTGATAGTTCGCACTATCCACCATCTGCTCCATATATTGCTTGACCTGATCATCGAGCGCCCGCGAGGATTGCCAGTAGGATACCGCGCCAACCGACACGAGAGACAACACGATCACGATGAGAAAATACGCATAAATTTGACGCGACAGCGACTTTCTCTTCATTAGCGGATCCCCATTCGCTGGCGGTATTCCGAGGGTAAGCAGCCTTCATACTTTTTGAACGTTTTCGTAAAATGCGGATGATCCGCATACCCCACTTCTCCGGAGATGTCGGTAATGCGCCAGTGCGGTTGTTGGAGCAGCTTCTTCGCCTTCTCCATCCGCCTGCGTGTCCGATACTGAACGAAGGTCTCTTGGGTATTTTGCTTGAACAATTGGCTAAAATAAGACGGATTGAGACCGATATATTCCGCTACCTCTTCCAAGGAAACTTCTTCAGCTAGATGTTGTTCCATATAGAGCTTCGCTTCCTCGACAGGGTCCTTATGCTTGCCTTTTCGTTTGCTCTTCAGCTCTTGCAACAGCCCTTGCACGGATGTCGTGAACCACTGCCACACATCCTCTGCGCTCAACGCGACGGAAATTTTCAGCTCCTCCTGCATCACGAACACATCGCGAACCGTTAGGCGCTGATGTACAAGCGTATAAATCTCCTGCACAATCTCGCTTACGCGATTCAGCTTTAACTTATAGGCGCCAAGCTCGGTGCGAATCTCCTCAAGCGCTGCTTCCAGCTCATCTTGCTGCAGCAGCCAGACCGCCTGCTCCAAGCGGGTAGCCCAGCTCTCCAGCTTCGTGACCGCCACAAAAGACTCGGAGCTCACCTTGCTTTTGTTCAGAATGAGCTTCTCCAACACCTGCCCAAATCTCTTAATGTTCACTGGCTTGAGCAAATATTCTTTCACGCCGTAAGACAAGCACTTCTGCGCATACTCGAAATCCCCATAGCCCGAAATCACGACCACTTGAATGTCGGCATCCATCTGGGCAATTTGAGCGCACAACTCTAGGCCGTCCATTTTCGGCATACGTATGTCGGTGAATAAAAAATCAGGTCGTTCCTCCTGAATCCGCTGCATTGCGACAATACCATTCTCAGCTGTTCGCAAGCTTTCAATCGGCAGCTCCGATTGTTCCACAAGCTTTTGTAATCCTCGGCGTATCATCGGTTCGTCATCGACAATGAGTATGCGGTACATGAGGAACTCTCCTTTCAAAACCTGTTGAAAATACATGCTCCCCACGTGCCGTTAGGTACGTGAGGAGTCTGCATGCTCAGAAACTGAGCTTATTTACGCGGCATGATCACTGTCGTACCGGAATCTTTACTATTGAATTTATCATTCGCTTCCTTAATTACATCATTACCGCCTTTGGACTTCCACTCTTCCAACACTTTCGGCCAATCGGAAATTGGTTCTTTTCCGTAAACCATTTTCACCATGTGGGAAAGAAGTACGGGTGGTGCTTGGTCGGAAATTGGTGAAATGTCAGGGTTCTTCGCTAATGAGTCTAGACGAGGTTCGAATTCAATTCCGTCGCGACCTTCATTTTTCAAAGTCGTATCAAAAATATTCATCAACTTCTTGCCTTCTTCTGTCAGGCCAAGCGTCCCTTTATTATAAGTTGTATCTTGAACCAACCACAAGAAGGACTGACGATAACGCTCTTCATCTACACCTGCAGTATCCGTAGGTGCTTTGTAATCAATTTTGCCATTCGTTTCTGTGTACGTGTCGCCTGCAATACCGAAAGTAAAGAATTTCTCTGCTTCAGGGGACATCATCCAGTCAAAGAATTGGACAATTTGAGCGGCATTTTTTACGTTTTTGTTAATGAAATAAGCGCGTGGTGCTGCTCCATACAGGTAGTGACCGCCTTTGCCATCTGGTCCTGTTGGTGCTGGAATGATCTCGATGTCACCTGTTGGGACCGTCGTTTTCAGTTGTGTTTCCCATTGCAGCATTTCGTTCGCGTTCATGGACCACATGCCTGCTTTACCCGCAAGAATGGTGTTCTTGAACACAGTTGCGTTGATTGTCGCGAATTCTTTATTGATCAAGCCTTCGTCAAACATCGTTTTATACGTTTGAAGGGCTTTCATCATATTCTCTGTATCATAGAATTTCGGCAATACTTGATCGCCTTGCTTCTCGAACATAGACAAGTAAGGGAATACGTCATAAGCACCGAAGAAGGAATCGGCGTACTTGAAGTTCTCACGACCCATATACGGGTTCTCTACGCCCATTTCCTTGAACTTGCGAAGTACGTTCATGTACTCATCAACTGTTTTCGGTACGCCTAGACCTGTTTTATCCAGCAAGTCCTTACGAACGAAAATGGCACGACGGGACGGGTTGGACAAGTATTCAGGAATTGCGAAAATCTTACCTTGGTACGTTACTTTATCCCATGCTTCTTTGGGTACCTTTTTCAGCAAATTCTGACCATATTTCTTAAGCAAATCGTCAAGCGGCATGAACACGCCAGCTTTCACGGAACCTGCCAGTTCTTTACCATTTACGCCACCATTAGCCTGAACAACGTCAGGAATGTCGTTGGTTGCAAACATTTGAATCATTTTCTGTTCATATTCTTTGTGCGGCACTAGCACGATATTCATATCGGAGTTCGTGAGTTCTTCCAGCTTTTTCACCCATTTATCTTGGTTAATATCAGGTGACTTCTCAACATGTCCGAAAGCAAGCGTACGTAAGGAGATCGAAAACTTCGTTTTCTCTGCTGGCTTAGTACTAGCTGCTGCACTGGATGTAGGTTGCTCTGCGGACTTCGAATTCGAACAAGCAGCCATTACACCAGCCAACAATACGACAGCCATCGTCGTGGGAATCCATTTTTTCACTGCTACCCCTCTTTTCATTTCGACTAGGTATCAAACGCTTTAACACTTTCATTGTAAAAGCGTTTACAATACACGACTATGGAGTGTCTTTAGTTGAATTTGTATTTTTTTTAGAATATTGTAAAAATAGTTAAAACTTAGGATTTGACGGATCCAACCATCATACCCTTGACGAAATGGCGCTGTAAGAACGGATAAATGATGATAATCGGGAGTGTCGCAATGATAATGGTTGCCATCTTGATCCCCTCTGGATCCATATGCGCAAGCCCGCTGAATTGCGAAGCATTCGGATCGATACTGATATCCTCCGATACGATCAATTGGCGAAGCTTGACCTGAAGCGGCCACAGGGCAGGCTTATTGATGTAGTACAGGGCATTTTGATACGTATTCCAGTGACTGACGGCATAGAAAATACCTAGGGAAGCCATGACTGGTTTAGATAGCGGCAGCACAATGTTCCAGATCATTCTTAGCTCGGAGCAGCCGTCGATGCGCCCAGAATCGATCAGCTCGCTCGGGATTTGCATGAAAAATGACCGCATAATGAAGAAATTAAAGGCGCTGATCGCACCTGGAATCATTAAGGCCCAAAGCGAGTTCGTTAGGTGTAAATTTTTCATCAAAATAAAATTAGGAATAAGCGGCGCTGTGAACACCATCGTAATCAGCACCATAATCACGACAACATTGCGGCCTGCATACTCAGGCCGAGAGACAGGATACGCCAGCGAAGCCGTGGCAATCAGGTTGATCAGTGTACCTACCACCGTAATATACACGGTTACCCCGAACGAACGCCAGATGGCCATATCGCTGAAGACATATTGGTAGTTGATCGATGTAAAATGTACGGGCAGGAATAGTACCTTCCCATTCACGATCGCTTCCGAGGAACTGAACGATTGGGCCAGCACGTTTAAGAACGGCAGGAGCATCGCTAGTGATAAGAGCGTTAGAAAAAGTAAGTTAAATCCGTTAAACACTTGCCAGCCGGCTGTCGGCTTGCGATTCATAATGCATCCACCTCCGTCTTAGTACAAGCTTTCACCCGTTGTTTTTTTGCTCAGAAGATTACCCGTAACAATGA
This window encodes:
- a CDS encoding carbohydrate ABC transporter permease, with the translated sequence MNRKPTAGWQVFNGFNLLFLTLLSLAMLLPFLNVLAQSFSSSEAIVNGKVLFLPVHFTSINYQYVFSDMAIWRSFGVTVYITVVGTLINLIATASLAYPVSRPEYAGRNVVVIMVLITMVFTAPLIPNFILMKNLHLTNSLWALMIPGAISAFNFFIMRSFFMQIPSELIDSGRIDGCSELRMIWNIVLPLSKPVMASLGIFYAVSHWNTYQNALYYINKPALWPLQVKLRQLIVSEDISIDPNASQFSGLAHMDPEGIKMATIIIATLPIIIIYPFLQRHFVKGMMVGSVKS
- a CDS encoding response regulator transcription factor, whose amino-acid sequence is MYRILIVDDEPMIRRGLQKLVEQSELPIESLRTAENGIVAMQRIQEERPDFLFTDIRMPKMDGLELCAQIAQMDADIQVVVISGYGDFEYAQKCLSYGVKEYLLKPVNIKRFGQVLEKLILNKSKVSSESFVAVTKLESWATRLEQAVWLLQQDELEAALEEIRTELGAYKLKLNRVSEIVQEIYTLVHQRLTVRDVFVMQEELKISVALSAEDVWQWFTTSVQGLLQELKSKRKGKHKDPVEEAKLYMEQHLAEEVSLEEVAEYIGLNPSYFSQLFKQNTQETFVQYRTRRRMEKAKKLLQQPHWRITDISGEVGYADHPHFTKTFKKYEGCLPSEYRQRMGIR
- a CDS encoding extracellular solute-binding protein, translating into MKKWIPTTMAVVLLAGVMAACSNSKSAEQPTSSAAASTKPAEKTKFSISLRTLAFGHVEKSPDINQDKWVKKLEELTNSDMNIVLVPHKEYEQKMIQMFATNDIPDVVQANGGVNGKELAGSVKAGVFMPLDDLLKKYGQNLLKKVPKEAWDKVTYQGKIFAIPEYLSNPSRRAIFVRKDLLDKTGLGVPKTVDEYMNVLRKFKEMGVENPYMGRENFKYADSFFGAYDVFPYLSMFEKQGDQVLPKFYDTENMMKALQTYKTMFDEGLINKEFATINATVFKNTILAGKAGMWSMNANEMLQWETQLKTTVPTGDIEIIPAPTGPDGKGGHYLYGAAPRAYFINKNVKNAAQIVQFFDWMMSPEAEKFFTFGIAGDTYTETNGKIDYKAPTDTAGVDEERYRQSFLWLVQDTTYNKGTLGLTEEGKKLMNIFDTTLKNEGRDGIEFEPRLDSLAKNPDISPISDQAPPVLLSHMVKMVYGKEPISDWPKVLEEWKSKGGNDVIKEANDKFNSKDSGTTVIMPRK